The following are from one region of the Mixophyes fleayi isolate aMixFle1 chromosome 7, aMixFle1.hap1, whole genome shotgun sequence genome:
- the RASD1 gene encoding dexamethasone-induced Ras-related protein 1, whose product MLSDRLTAMIKKMCPNDSELNIPAKNCYRMVILGSSKVGKTSIVSRFLSGRFEEQYTPTIEDFHRKFYSIRGEMYQLDILDTSGNHPFPAMRRLSILTGDVFILVFSLDNRDSFEEVQRLKQQIIETKSCLKNKTKEDVDVPLVICGNKGDRDFYREVQAHEIEQLVGVDNKCSYFEVSAKKNSHLDEMFQALFTMAKLPSEMSPDLHRKVSVQYCEILHKKSIKGKKVKEDGNAYGIVAPFARRPSIHSDLMYIREKAIGGQSKDKERCVIS is encoded by the exons ATGCTCAGTGACAGACTCACAGCCATGATCAAGAAGATGTGTCCCAATGACTCTGAGCTCAACATCCCGGCCAAGAACTGTTACCGCATGGTCATCCTGGGCTCCTCCAAGGTGGGCAAGACCTCCATCGTGTCCCGCTTCCTGAGCGGCCGCTTCGAGGAGCAGTACACCCCGACCATAGAGGACTTCCACCGCAAGTTCTACAGCATCCGAGGGGAGATGTACCAGCTGGACATCCTGGACACCTCCGGCAATCACCCCTTCCCAGCCATGCGTAGACTGTCCATCCTCACTG GTGATGTGTTCATATTGGTCTTCAGTCTGGACAACAGGGATTCCTTTGAGGAGGTCCAACGTTTAAAGCAACAAATCATTGAGACCAAGTCCTGCTTGAAGAACAAGACCAAGGAGGACGTAGACGTTCCTCTGGTCATCTGTGGCAACAAGGGGGACCGGGACTTCTACAGGGAGGTCCAGGCTCATGAGATCGAGCAGTTGGTCGGGGTGGACAATAAATGTTCTTACTTTGAAGTCTCCGCTAAGAAGAACTCCCACCTGGATGAAATGTTTCAGGCTTTATTTACCATGGCCAAGCTCCCCAGCGAGATGAGCCCGGACCTCCACCGCAAAGTGTCCGTCCAGTACTGTGAGATCTTGCACAAAAAGTCCATCAAGGGAAAGAAAGTCAAGGAGGATGGGAATGCCTACGGCATCGTAGCTCCTTTTGCCCGCAGACCCAGCATCCACAGTGACTTGATGTACATAAGAGAGAAGGCTATCGGTGGCCAGAGTAAGGATAAGGAGAGGTGTGTCATAAGCTAG